A stretch of DNA from Mycobacterium senriense:
ACGCGTTCGAGCGCAACGTCGAGATCGAGTACCAGCGCAACGGTGAGCGCTACCAGTTCCTGCGCTGGGGCCAGGGGGCTTTCCAGGACTTCAAGGTGGTGCCCCCGGGCACCGGCATCGTGCACCAGGTCAACATCGAGTACCTGGCCAGTGTGGTGATGGAGCGCGACGGGGTCGCCTACCCCGACACGTGCGTGGGAACCGACTCGCACACCACGATGGTCAACGGCCTCGGGGTGCTGGGCTGGGGCGTCGGCGGCATCGAGGCCGAGGCCGCGATGCTGGGCCAGCCGGTGTCGATGCTGATCCCGCGCGTCGTCGGCTTCAAGCTGACCGGTGAAATCCAAGCCGGCGTCACCGCCACCGACGTCGTGCTGACCGTCACCGAGATGCTGCGCAAGCACGGTGTCGTCGGCAAGTTCGTCGAGTTCTACGGCAAGGGTGTTTCTGAGGTGCCGCTGGCCAACCGCGCCACGCTGGGCAACATGAGCCCCGAATTCGGTTCCACCGCAGCAATTTTCCCCATCGACGAGGAGACCATCTCCTACCTGAGGTTCACCGGGCGTACCGAGGAGCAGCTGGCACTCGTGGAGACCTACGCCAAAGAGCAGGGGCTGTGGCACGACCCCGACCACGAGCCCGCGTTCTCGGAGTACCTCGAGCTCGACCTCTCCACGGTGGTGCCGTCGATCGCGGGGCCCAAGCGCCCGCAGGACCGAATCGCCTTGTCGGCCGCCAAGTCCACGTTCCGCGAGCAGATCCTCAGCTACGTCGATGGTGACGCGGACGGCCAGCAGGGCTATTCGAAGCTGGACGAGTCGGTCGAGGAGACCTTCCCGGCCAGCGATCCCGGCGCGGTGTCGAACGGACATGCCGACGACGTTCCCGAGGTGCACTCGGCGGCCGCACATGCCAAGGGCCGCCCGAGCAGCCCGGTGACCGTAAAGTCCGACGAGCGCGGCGAATTCGTGCTGGACCACGGCGCGGTGGTGATCGCCGCGGTCACGTCGTGCACCAACACCTCCAACCCCGAGGTGATGCTGGGCGCCGCGCTGCTGGCCCGCAACGCCGTCGAGAAGGGACTGTCGTCCAAGCCGTGGGTCAAGACCACCATGGCGCCCGGCTCGCAGGTGGTCAACGACTACTACGACAAGGCCGGCCTGTGGCCGTATCTGGAGAAGCTCGGCTTCTACCTGGTCGGCTACGGCTGCACCACCTGCATCGGCAACTCCGGTCCGCTGCCCGACGAAATCTCCAAGGCCATCAACGACAACGACCTGTCGGTGACCGCCGTGCTCTCGGGCAACCGGAACTTCGAGGGCCGCATCAACCCCGACGTCAAAATGAACTACCTGGCGTCGCCGCCGCTGGTGGTCGCCTACGCGCTGGCCGGCACCATGGACTTCGACTTCGAGTCCCAGCCGCTGGGCAAGGATAAAGAAGGCAACGAGGTCTATCTCAAGGACATCTGGCCTTCGCAGCAGGACGTCTCCGACACCATCGCCTCGGCGATCAATCAGGAGATGTTCACCAAGAACTACCGCGACGTGTTCA
This window harbors:
- a CDS encoding aconitate hydratase; this encodes MSDSVNSFEARDTLKVGDQSYQIYRLDAVPNTEKLPYSLKVLAENLLRNEDGANITKDHIEAIANWDPKAEPSIEIQYTPARVVMQDFTGVPCIVDLATMREAIGDLGGKADKVNPLAPADLVIDHSVIADLFGTADAFERNVEIEYQRNGERYQFLRWGQGAFQDFKVVPPGTGIVHQVNIEYLASVVMERDGVAYPDTCVGTDSHTTMVNGLGVLGWGVGGIEAEAAMLGQPVSMLIPRVVGFKLTGEIQAGVTATDVVLTVTEMLRKHGVVGKFVEFYGKGVSEVPLANRATLGNMSPEFGSTAAIFPIDEETISYLRFTGRTEEQLALVETYAKEQGLWHDPDHEPAFSEYLELDLSTVVPSIAGPKRPQDRIALSAAKSTFREQILSYVDGDADGQQGYSKLDESVEETFPASDPGAVSNGHADDVPEVHSAAAHAKGRPSSPVTVKSDERGEFVLDHGAVVIAAVTSCTNTSNPEVMLGAALLARNAVEKGLSSKPWVKTTMAPGSQVVNDYYDKAGLWPYLEKLGFYLVGYGCTTCIGNSGPLPDEISKAINDNDLSVTAVLSGNRNFEGRINPDVKMNYLASPPLVVAYALAGTMDFDFESQPLGKDKEGNEVYLKDIWPSQQDVSDTIASAINQEMFTKNYRDVFKGDERWRNLPTPSGNTFEWDPDSTYVRKPPYFDGMPAEPEPVTDITGARVLALLGDSVTTDHISPASSIKPGTPAAQYLDEHGVERKDYNSFGSRRGNHEVMIRGTFANIRLRNLLLDDVSGGYTRDFTQDGAPQAFIYDAAQNYAAQDIPLVVLGGKEYGSGSSRDWAAKGTRLLGVRAVIAESFERIHRSNLIGMGVIPLQFPDGKSATDLGIDGTEVFDITGIEELNDGKTPKTVHVKAAKEDGDDIEFDAVVRIDTPGEADYYRNGGILQYVLRNMLKSG